ATGAACTTGGCGTGGCCGATTCTCTTCATGGTAATGTCAAAGCATATGCAGCGGGTTCCCACAATCATGCCAAAAAGCATGAATCTTGTTATTTTGATGGCAAGAATCAATGCAACAAGAACAAAATGGATGTAAAAGAACTAGCAGGTCACACCGCTCACTATCAAAAAATCACCTCCACCATCAAAATGTGTTTGCTTTTGTGATGGGTAGAAATTGGCGGGACCTACGCACGTGGCGCCCGCCAGCTGCCTTTTTTAGTTTTTAAATCTAGGCGTGTAAGACAACACCTTAATATTAAGTTATTTTTATATGAAATAATTTTATGTGCTAATACTAATAATTTTATGTACCTCAATTTTAAGTTATTTTTATACAAAATAAAAAATACCAAATAAAATTACAATACCAATTGAAATTACAATACGAAATAAAATTACAATACCCCTCTTTTATATGTGTAACAAAAAAAAATTTACAATACCAATTAAAATTACAATACCAAATAAAATTACAACACCAATTAAAATTATGACACCTGACAATACCACGTGTCGTATGCCAATTGGTTGATTATCATATATGAAATCCAAAAAATAAAATATTAAATCGATGAATAGTGATTGTTAAATTGACGGAGTTGCACCGTTGTATAAAAACAGGCCCAGAAAAACAATTTACAATGAATAGTAACTGATAGAAGCAATTAAATTGATGGTTTGATGGAGTTCAAGGGGTGCATATGCTCTCAATGATTTGGTTACTTTGTTTTAGTTGTTATCAAAAGCAGCTTGCTAGGGTTCTAGTTCTTCTTAGGGCTTTTTAGTAGCTCTTTGTCGTGAACTATGTAAGAGCATCTTTAACAATGTTAGCCATTTTTAAGTTAAATTTTAAACAAATTAGCTAAAATGTCATTTTGGCTAGCCACTTTAGAAATGTGGCTACAACAATGCTCTCTATTTTAGCTAGCATTACATCAACATTATTCTTCAAATAGAAATTAAATAGTTTAAATATATTTATATATCACATAAAATATCTTACAAGGAATGTATTAAATTATAGCTAGTCTCATCTGAGTCATCTCGCTCTCTATATTTAGCTAGTGAGATAGCTAAAAGTCATAATAGCTAAACTTTGGCTAGTCTGCTGGAGCTCCGAAAATATCAAAAAAAAAACTAAACACGCTCTCTAAAATAACTAAAAGCTAAAATAGAGAGTGATAAAATTACTCTAAGACAGGTTATTGTGTAAATGTTTGTCTCCCCTTATATTTAGTGGACTGACACCCTAATGTGATCTGCACACACAACAAAAAGAGTGCTCCCTAACAGCTTTATATTCCAAATTAACTTGATCATTTTTCTCCTCGTACAACCAAACACACCCAATTCAGAATCTGAGTCGCACGATTTTGATCAAGTCATCAAACATCCTTGCACAGACTTTCCATAGGGACCGGAAAGGAGGTTTGAACATGTGCTTTGAGACTAGGAGGGATGTTCAGCTTTCTTCATTTTATGGAGTGGCAGAGCATTTCTTACATTTAATGTTTTAAGCTTCTTTAAGTTCCCAGAAACCCATGCTCAATGAGGGGGCTAGAGAAATAATGTACACCCAAATTAGGAGCACTACAAGCTGATATGAGAGTCATCAAAGGTTCAGAGGCTAAGGACTCTGGGTTCTTCTGCGTCACAATCGAGCTTATTAACAAGAGCACATGAAGTGCAATTTTTATTTTGCTGCTCATGTCGAGCAATGCTGGGCCGCACTAGGTCAGGAAAATGAAAGAAATTGATCGAACCGAAAAGATTAAAAGACTTCTGAGAAACAACAAAATCTTGATTTTTTCTTTCCTTGGGAAAAAAGAACAGTACACGGTGTATGTACTTTTGTGTGGAGGTGTGTGTGTGTGTGTGTGTGTGTGTGGACAAAAGGACGTAGTTTATGGATTGATGTTACAAATCCGAAGATAAGGGTTGTCATACATTACATATTTTGACCAGTAATTCTTGTACTTAGAAATAGCCAAATCCAACCATGGCTTGTAGTTTCCATTGTAATGGATGACTGCTGCATTCTCTATTGCCGTTTGGTTCAGGGCTGGATCATAGCCAAGTCCCAAAGAATGCCATCCACGATCCAGTGGATAGGTCAGGTTATAAAAGGTAATAAGTCCTGGTGGCAATGTACCAAGTTTCCAAAGAGTTCGTTCCTCATTCTGCAAAACAGATCTTCTATTATACAAAAGCATAATCTAACAATATCTCTGTACAGATTTTTAGAGAACATTTTAGTTAAACAGTCTGAAGCAAATGATATGCGAAATAATTAGATTCATAACATAATCTTCTGCCTGAAGCAAATGAAAAATGATAAGCTACGATACATCTTGCAAACTTTCAGTTATAACGATAAAATAATATCATAGTTCTGCCTATGTTCTTGTATATCCTTCAAACAGGGATGGTGGGGAGAACATAGAACAAGAGAACGAATAGCCAATCATAAAAACTACAAAAAAATCAATAAAAAAAATTTAAAAAAAAATTCCTGGTTAAAAACATATTAATAAATGGGATGAAGGGACAACTGCAGTAGAACGGAACTAGAATGTAACATGCCAACGAACTATTAGAACATAATCAGTTTCTAACAAATCAAGTCATGCAGCCTTGAAATACCGATCAGATAGGTCATGACAATTTCAAATGAATGTAAGATAGTCAGAATAGATGAAGAACAGTGCAGCTGTCAAAGCCACCATATTAGTTGAGCACACCCAGTTATGTAAGCAAATAAGCTTAAATATAACAGATAAATGAATAGTACAATTTTTTGGTGATTAGTGATAGTTGGGGAGGGGGAGACTAAACCTTCGGACCTAAGACATAAGGGCAATGCTCTTAACTGCAATCAGAACAACTCAAAGAAAAAAACAGCAGAAGGAGAAAAACTCAAAAAGGAGAAAAAAAAGTTAAGGAACTTTACCATATCTTGCCACTTATGATATACGCCGGTCATGTTTCGTTTCCTCCATTCCTTCAAGTCAAACATATTCATGCCGAATGCCCAGCCACAAGCATTTGGATCAAAATTCGCAGATATTATTGGATTAGAGAAGTTAAGGTATTTATCATACCTATGGAAGCTCTCTTTACAGGTCTCCACTGCACCATTTACCATCCCTTGAAGATCAATAGACCAAAGAGGTGTCAATTCCTTCTGAACTACAACATCATCATCTAAAAATAGGATCTTGTCCAACTTTGGATAGACGTCAGGAAGGTAAAATCTCAGATGATTCAGCAGCGACAAATATTTAGGATTCCGATATTTGAGCTGGTCAGAACCCAGTGATAGTGAGGAAGGATGGTTTGCCTTGAAATAATACTCTTGAAGTCTGGCAGACTCTAGTTGACGTAAAACAGAACAAGAAGAGGAATTTAGCCACTTAAAATCATCAATATTTTGAACCTGCACTGCTGCTCCGGCGGGAGGGTTGACAAGAAACCACATTCTCATAGCAGCATAGTTTAATTTATCAGTGACCACATGGAAAACATGCTTGTTGGGTTCCTTTGCATGCAGCACAGTAGAATTAACAACCACTGATGTCGCTAGCACATTGTCCGAAAAGATAGCATAGTGGTATAGAGAAGGATCCTCAAGCTTTTCTTTGTTAATATCCTCCCTATTACTATATCCCAACAAGAAATAGTCTGATGCAAGTTGTAAAGGAAGGCAATGCAATGGTTTGGGGACTGTTTTTGCCGCAAGCTGGATCAAAAATGCACTCTTTTTCTTCAGACCATTTACATTATCTTCAGTTGACTGAAGCATGGCTCTTAACTTTGTTTCCATTGTATGACAGTCATATAGTTTGTCCTTTGCTACAGAGAGAGCACGACCCATTGACTTGGCTCGATTAAGTGCACTGATTAGAAAAATAAAGATAAGTTATAAAAAAATTGCATTAAAAATCAAGACGGACGCTGGTAAGCCTGCAAATAGATAGAGAGTGGAAAAACCTTGCAGGAAGCTCAGCATCCGTAGTTGCTTCTCCAATAGCATTCTGACTAAGTTTAGAGTTCTTCATGAGAGAATTATAAAGAACACTTTCATTCTTGGACTTGGCAATGTTTGCATAAGCAATGGCCATTATGATTTGGTCCCTCATAAGTTTCAAGGTTGAATCAGAATTTGGGTTTTCATAATCTCTCCTCCATATGCTGTACTTTCCTGTGACAATGGTGTCAAAGGATTTTGTTCGATTAATTGCTGCCTCAGCCATCTGGTCATTAGCTTCTTTATCTTTTCCCATAAGCTCTGCAGTCCGAAGTTTCCTCCTTTCTTCTCGCATTAGCTGAAGGGCCAGTCATAATTAGAAATCTAACTTTACCAAACAAATGAATAACGTAGAGACACACTAAAAGAATTTGACAATTCACCTGTCGTTTGTGCTTCACAGGGCTTATTAATGACGGACTAGAAGATCGGAGTTCACCTTCTCCAGATTGATGATCATCTGTTGAATGCTCAGTCTTCTCTTCAACTTTCAATCCAGATTGAAATGAATCCTCTGCTACCTGGAAAGTAACATATTAAGAAAATCTCTATCAAAAAAATAACTCCTGTATTGTATCTAACTTTTCAGTTCCTTCCACTTCCATACTACTTTAAACCAATATATGATACCTGCACACTCTTTGGATGGCCATGCCTTCCATCAATGGGATTTTCCAAGACCCAAGAAGCAGATAGGTCTCCAACTTTAACCCTACTACTTTGAACAGCTCCATAATTGTTGCTGTATGTCGCAATTATGTCAATATTCTGTGTGGAATAGATAAACATGAGCACCATTGATATCTACTTTGAACATAAGAAAAAGTACTAGTTTCCTGTACCTTTTCATCCAGAAGTTTGTTGGTTCCGGTTACAGAAGATTCACCTTCTTCCTGCTCAGTCAGCAATTTAATATAGTAAATTTTCCAACATTTATATGTTTTATCCAAAAGATACAAGATTTGACTGCTATGAGTTGAATACATATCTCTCAACAGCCCCATCTGGACTCATTAACTGTCTGTAACTTTGTATACTGACTCACCATTCTGAATAATATATATCGAATCGAACAGATGCCTTACTCACTTACAGTGATCTAAATCCCAATACCTATTGTCTTCAATACAATATGAAAAAGGTCATCAGTGTTGTGCTCCCTGGTGATTCAAATTTCCAGTTATGTCATATTGCTGACACAACCGCGTGCAATCCCTATACTATAACATACCCCTAAACTCGCGTAATGAACTAATCTAACGACTTCCGACTCGAAATCACAGTAAAGTCGCAGACCTACCCCTAGCTAGTACAAATACTAGTCAACATGTAAACAGAAACTCCATTGCGTGTATCTATCCTGAATTAACTGAAAATCCTACTATAAATAGCACATATATAGAGTTCAAAATAAGTGAAATGAGATAGAAACCTTTAAATGGAGGCATTGCTCACACTCGCAGGGTGTGTGGTACCTACTGATATCTCTCTGACTGATACAAAAATCCATCAACAGTAATAAAAACCATAAGAGCAACGAATTACATAAAACTAAAAACCCCGAAAATGAAGAGCAACAAAAAGCCTTACATTGTGGAAGCATCAGCTCCAACGAGCAGAAACAGAAAAACAACCTGCATTAACTGAATACCAAATCGGAAATTAATCGAAACCGGATCATAAACAGCCAGAGTAAATGAATGATCCAATAACACAGCTAAGTAATCACTAAACAAAAACAAACTAAGCTACAGAATCCTTGAACTCCAAGGTTTCGCCGGAGACTAAAATCATCAGAGAGGTAAAGATGGATCTGAGTGATCTCGGCGTAGAAATGCCCAAAGCAAAGAGTGAGAAAGAGGTCGAAATTGAAAAGCGCGCGATCTGATTGGAATCACAAGTGAAGGGAATTGAAGTGTATACCAGTGAGATGAGGAGGAACAGCAGAGAATGGAAGGTCGATGGTGAAGTAGGAGCAACTGCCATTAGCCAATGTAGAGAGAAATAGAGAGAAAGCTCTGTTCTCACAGTCGGTGCTCTACAAGGCCATATCGTTCCTCTCTTTTTTTCAAGTTTATGAAATAGTTTACAGGGCCCCTCTTTTCATTTCTTTTTTGCCGGTGCAACAACAAAACCGAAAATAAAATTAAAAAAAGATTCAGAACACCGACACGTACTTACACTACATTAACATGTTTGGACCGATGAATAACATCGTACACACATTTTTAGGTTTTAATAACAAGTCGACTACAAATAATAAGAGTTGAGGTCACCTAATCAGTGTTGGGTAACTTGCACTGTTAGTGTATATTATAAAATCTTCAACTCAAACTCATGACTTGAGTTGGCCGAGTGATCAACAACAACGATTTTCTCTAAACGCATGTTTTACAAGTCACAAGCCATTTGTTGTTGTGTATACATCCAATCTCGGTTAATTAGTTGAAAGAATTCGGAAATGATTATTGAAATTGACTAGATCAACTAACA
The window above is part of the Fragaria vesca subsp. vesca linkage group LG2, FraVesHawaii_1.0, whole genome shotgun sequence genome. Proteins encoded here:
- the LOC101310959 gene encoding probable galacturonosyltransferase 3-like, which encodes MSPDGAVERYEEGESSVTGTNKLLDEKNIDIIATYSNNYGAVQSSRVKVGDLSASWVLENPIDGRHGHPKSVQVAEDSFQSGLKVEEKTEHSTDDHQSGEGELRSSSPSLISPVKHKRQLMREERRKLRTAELMGKDKEANDQMAEAAINRTKSFDTIVTGKYSIWRRDYENPNSDSTLKLMRDQIIMAIAYANIAKSKNESVLYNSLMKNSKLSQNAIGEATTDAELPASALNRAKSMGRALSVAKDKLYDCHTMETKLRAMLQSTEDNVNGLKKKSAFLIQLAAKTVPKPLHCLPLQLASDYFLLGYSNREDINKEKLEDPSLYHYAIFSDNVLATSVVVNSTVLHAKEPNKHVFHVVTDKLNYAAMRMWFLVNPPAGAAVQVQNIDDFKWLNSSSCSVLRQLESARLQEYYFKANHPSSLSLGSDQLKYRNPKYLSLLNHLRFYLPDVYPKLDKILFLDDDVVVQKELTPLWSIDLQGMVNGAVETCKESFHRYDKYLNFSNPIISANFDPNACGWAFGMNMFDLKEWRKRNMTGVYHKWQDMNEERTLWKLGTLPPGLITFYNLTYPLDRGWHSLGLGYDPALNQTAIENAAVIHYNGNYKPWLDLAISKYKNYWSKYVMYDNPYLRICNINP